CATCGCGCGGCTCGCCCGCGCGACGCGCCGGTATGCAGACGGGCTCCATTCGGAGCCCGTTTTGTTTTGACGCCGATGCGGGCGAGTCCATGCGGCGGCACAGCGTCGCCCGCGCTGCTCAAATGGGCTAAGATCGAACGATTCACGGCGCAGCCGTTGTGCGTGCCACCGTTTTCAGCAGTCAATCCGAAGTCATATCTGTGCAACTATAGGGCGCCCGCGCGTCGCCGGCGGCGCCACACCAATCATGCAAACCCTCAATCATCCGCTGATTTCCCCGACCCTCGGCACCGCTCGCAGCCTGACGAGCTTCCACTACGGTCCGAGCGGTGGACAGAAGGTCTATATCCAGTCATCGCTGCACGCTGACGAACTGCCCGGCATGCTGGTGTCGTGGGCACTGCGCCGCAAGCTCGAAGCGCTCGAAGCCGCTGGCAAGCTGCGCGGCGAAGTCGTGATCGTGCCCGTCGCGAATCCGATCGGTCTTAACCAGCATGTGCTCGGCCTGCTCGCCGGCCGCTTCGAAACCAACACCGCGCAGAACTTCAACCGCAATTTCTACAACCTGTTCGACCTGATCGAGCCGGTGATCGAAGGCCGTCTCACGACGGATGCCGACCAGAACCGCACGATCATCCGCCAGGCCATGCGCGAAGCGCTCGACGCGCAAACGCCGCGCACCGAAGTCGAATCGCAACGCCTCGGGTTGCAACTGCTGTCGTACGACGCGGACGTCGTGCTCGATCTGCATTGCGACTGGGAAGCGGCGCTGCATCTGTATACGAACCCGGACTTGTGGCCCGACGTCGAGCCGCTTGCGCGCTATCTGGATTCGAAGGCTTCGCTGCTCGCGGTGGATTCCGTCGGCAATCCGTTCGACGAGATTCACAGCTTCTGCTGGTCGGAATTGCGCACGCGCGTAGGCGACCGTTTCCCGATTCCGAATGGCTCGATCTCGGTGACGGTCGAACTGCGCAGCCAGCGCGACGTGTCGTATGAGTTCGCCGAGCACGACGCGCAAGGGATCATCGAATATCTGACGCATCGCGGCGTGATTGCCGGCGAAGCCGCGCCGATGCCGCCGCTCGAATTCGCCGCGACGCCGCTCGCCGGCACCGAGCCGATCGTTACGCCCGTGAGCGGCGTCGTCGTGTATCGCCAGGAAGTGGGCAAGTGGATCGATGCCGGCGAGCCCATCGCCGATATCATCGATCCGCTGACCGATCAGGTCATCACGTTGAAGTCGACGGTGGCGGGCGTGATGTATGCGCGCCATCTGTCGCGCTTCGCGCAGGCGGGCATGGAGATCGTGCGGATTGCAGGCGCGAAGGCCTTCCGGAAAGGGCAGTTACTGTCAGCCTGACGACGATTGCGGCTTGCACGCCGCCTCGCATCGAATGAAAACGCCCGCTTTATGCGGGCGTTTTTTTTGGCTCCAGCCCGATGCATATCGGCGTTTGTTTCGTGACGGGCACTAAACAAACCTGCTTGTGACTAGCCTGGCGGCGTCGTGAATATGAAGCATATGCACAGATTTGCGCGCGACCCTTTTGCACGCAAAGCAAATGTTGTCGTATTTGTACTACATATTTAGCAAAAAGATTTGCTGTCATATTCCTTTCCTTTCTCCTCGTTACATTTGCGCCCGTCGCGCGACCTGCCACAGAGTCAGGCTCGCGATCGCCATTTTTCAATCTGGAGAAAGTTTTGAACAAGAAAGTACTTACCACCGCTCTACTCGCCTCGGCATTCGCAGGTACCGCACACGCACAAAGCAGCGTCACGCTGTACGGCATCATCGATGCAGGTATCAGCTACGCAAACCACTCGAAGAACGCAGCAGGCGGCAGCGACAAGCTGTTCAAGTATGACGACGGCGTAGCGCAAGGCAGCCGTTGGGGCTTGCGCGGCACGGAAGACCTGGGCGGCGGCCTGAAGGCACTGTTCGTGCTCGAAAGCGGCTTCAACAGCGGCAACGGCACGTCGGGTCAAGGCGGCGCACTGTTTGGCCGTCAGGCATTCGTGGGTCTGTCGAAGGACGGCATCGGCTCGCTGACGTTCGGTCGTCAATATGCGTTCACGACGGACTATCTGGGCAGCAACTATTCGACGGGTGGCCTGACGGTCGCCGGTAACTACGCTTACCACATCAACGACGTCGACCAGCTCACGTCGAGCCGTATCAACAACGCAGTGAAGTTCAGCAGCGCGAACTTCGCGGGCCTGACGTTCGGCGCGATGTATGGCTTCTCGAACCAGGCTGGCGCATTCGGCGGCGCACCGGCAACGGGCACGGCAGCGGCTCCCGTCGCAGGCTCGTCGCGCGCTTACAGCTTCGGCGTGAACTACGCGAACGGCCCGATCGGTTTGGGCGCAGCGTACACGGACATCCGCTTCCCGGGCCAGGCAACGCCGGCATTCTCGACGTCGATCGCCAACGTCACGACGGGCACGGTGCGCGACCTGCGCACGTTCGGTCTGGGCGGCCGCTACATCATCGGACCGGCAACGCTCTACGCGCTGTGGACGAACACGCACTTCGAGCCGATCACGGGCGCGTCGACGACGTACAACAACTTCGAAGGCGGCGCAAAGTACGCGTTCACGCCGGCGCTGACGACTGGCCTCGGCTACACGTACTCGCGTCTGACGGGCGCGACGACGGGCCACTTCAACCAGGTGGACGCAAGCGTCGACTACGCGCTGTCGAAGCGCACCGATGTCTACGGCCTGGTGATCTATCAGGACGCATCGGGCAAGACGGCTTCGGGCGCTCCGATCCAGGCTCAGATCGGTTCGTCGACGTCGTACTTCAACACGTCGGGTTCGGGCTCGCAAAACCAGCTGGCGTTCCGCGTCGGCATGCGTCACAAGTTCTAAGCGGTGATGTAGGGCGAAGCGCTTTCGGGCGCTTTGCTTGCACGCTTGCAGATGGAATGGAAACGCCCCGCTTTTGCGGGGCGTTTTTGTTGGTGGGGTGGGTGAAAAGAGAAACTCAGGCTATCAATCCGGCGACACAAAAACCCGCACTTCCCCGTTCGCCGTTGGCATCGTGAAGTCGTTGATGCGGCCCGCGCGCACGTCGAAGAGCAGGCGCTCCAGGCGCTCGAGCCGTGCCGCCTTATCGCCGCCGCTCAAAGCGGCTGCCTCCGAATCCTTCAGCAGCGCTGCACGCGCGCTCATGATGCGTGCGACTGCGCTCGATCTCGATGTGAAAACCTCTTCCATGTCGGGTATTTCCTTCCCGCTGCGGCCACATGGAAAGCTTCATTTCGCATGCCGCGCCAGCTATGTTCATCAAAAAGTGCCGCCGGCATTGCCGGACGCGCGATGATTCTATGAGCTTGCGCAAATCCTTGCCGTGACGTTGACATGCCCCGCGCCTCCCACGTCCTGGCAATATCCATCCATAATTGTTTATGATAAAGATAAAAAACATTAACTATCATAAATGAAACGGCGGTCCTACTCTTCAGTTCATCCCACGGCATCGAGCGCAAGCGCCGATGCGAAACACCGGGACGAGCCACAGGAGTTGATCATGAACACCGCCGCCAAATCGCTGCACTCTCAGGTCGATAAGTGGCTCGCACCTGGTCCACAAGGGCAGATTCGGGTCGTCCGGTTTGGACATAGGCGCAGGGATGGAACGAGATACGCGCACGTCGAAGCATCATCGACGTGCGGTGCGCGGGCGATTTTCTTCTTTCGTCATCACGACGGCGGCTGGTGCGTCTTTCCGCCCCACGCCGGCGGGCCGTCGATGTCAGCGCATCTTGGCGTGTACTGCTAGTCCGCCGCCAGAGCGGCGGCTTCCTTCAGCTTGCCGAAACCAGCTCCGCGAACTTTTGCACATCGACATTGCCGCCGCTGATCAACACGCCGATCCGTTTGCCCTTGAGCTTGTCCTTCATCTGGCGCGCGGCGGCGAAGCTCAGACAACCCGTCGGCTCGACGACGATCTTCATCCGGGCCGCAAAGAAACGCATGCAATCGACGAGCTCCGCGTCGCTCGCCGTGAGCACATCGGTGACATCGCGCTGGATGATCGGGAACGTGTATTCGCCGAGATGCTGCGTTTGCGCACCATCGGCGATTGTCTTCGGCGTGTCGATGTTGACGATCTTTCCTGAGCGGAAAGATTGCTGCCCATCGTTGCCCGCTTCCGGCTCGACCGCGTAGAGCGCGCAATCGGGCGACAGCGCGCGCGTCGACAGCGCCGAGCCCGACAGCAATCCGCCGCCGCCGAGCGGCACGAAGAACGCATCGAGCGGCCCGACTTCGTCGAACAGTTCTTTCGCCGCCGTGCCCTGCCCGGCAAGCACATCAGGATGATCGTAGGGCGGAATCAGCGTCAGGCCGTGCTTCTGCGCGAGATCGCGGCCGATCTGCTCGCGGTCTTC
The Paraburkholderia terrae genome window above contains:
- a CDS encoding threo-3-hydroxy-L-aspartate ammonia-lyase, with the translated sequence MLTLPTYDDVVAASKRLEGVAHRTPVLTSRTVNEMFGAEVFFKCENLQRMGAFKFRGAFNALSKFDEQQRRQGVVAFSSGNHAQAVALSARLLGMPATIVMPHDAPHMKVEATKGYGGNVVIYDRYKEDREQIGRDLAQKHGLTLIPPYDHPDVLAGQGTAAKELFDEVGPLDAFFVPLGGGGLLSGSALSTRALSPDCALYAVEPEAGNDGQQSFRSGKIVNIDTPKTIADGAQTQHLGEYTFPIIQRDVTDVLTASDAELVDCMRFFAARMKIVVEPTGCLSFAAARQMKDKLKGKRIGVLISGGNVDVQKFAELVSAS
- a CDS encoding succinylglutamate desuccinylase/aspartoacylase family protein, translated to MQTLNHPLISPTLGTARSLTSFHYGPSGGQKVYIQSSLHADELPGMLVSWALRRKLEALEAAGKLRGEVVIVPVANPIGLNQHVLGLLAGRFETNTAQNFNRNFYNLFDLIEPVIEGRLTTDADQNRTIIRQAMREALDAQTPRTEVESQRLGLQLLSYDADVVLDLHCDWEAALHLYTNPDLWPDVEPLARYLDSKASLLAVDSVGNPFDEIHSFCWSELRTRVGDRFPIPNGSISVTVELRSQRDVSYEFAEHDAQGIIEYLTHRGVIAGEAAPMPPLEFAATPLAGTEPIVTPVSGVVVYRQEVGKWIDAGEPIADIIDPLTDQVITLKSTVAGVMYARHLSRFAQAGMEIVRIAGAKAFRKGQLLSA
- a CDS encoding porin; protein product: MNKKVLTTALLASAFAGTAHAQSSVTLYGIIDAGISYANHSKNAAGGSDKLFKYDDGVAQGSRWGLRGTEDLGGGLKALFVLESGFNSGNGTSGQGGALFGRQAFVGLSKDGIGSLTFGRQYAFTTDYLGSNYSTGGLTVAGNYAYHINDVDQLTSSRINNAVKFSSANFAGLTFGAMYGFSNQAGAFGGAPATGTAAAPVAGSSRAYSFGVNYANGPIGLGAAYTDIRFPGQATPAFSTSIANVTTGTVRDLRTFGLGGRYIIGPATLYALWTNTHFEPITGASTTYNNFEGGAKYAFTPALTTGLGYTYSRLTGATTGHFNQVDASVDYALSKRTDVYGLVIYQDASGKTASGAPIQAQIGSSTSYFNTSGSGSQNQLAFRVGMRHKF